In the genome of Phocoena sinus isolate mPhoSin1 chromosome 15, mPhoSin1.pri, whole genome shotgun sequence, the window ACGGTTTATAAAGTAGAACCCTCAACAAAATTTTTAGCTCCCACTAGATTTGTACACTCGGGCGGAGAAAGCTTTTGCCCTTTATCTGTgttatatcaaaaaaacaagttTCGCTAGTTTTTATTTAAGAAACTTCAAAACCGATGCATAATTCGACAGCATATGAAAGGCCAGGCATTACATAGTGACAAACTAAAGTTAGTTTTCACTCTTTTAATACACAAAGCTTGGCAACCGAATGAACCCGACGCTTAAAAAGCCCTCTGCATGTACAAGGCAAGCCTCTTTTTTCTCAGTATATGCTGGAGCGCCATTCCCCATCCGGCATGTGGTGACAAAAGCACGTGGAAGAGGCAGTGAAGGGCTTCTGGTCAGACCTATGCGAGGCCTTTCTGTAAACCTGACACTACCGTCAGATACGGCCATCTCTGCCACAGGAAGTGGCTGGTTTCAGAAAGGTGACAGAGAAGTACATTAGTGAATGTACTAGGAAAAATGACCATTATATACGGCTAGGAATACTGCTAGGTCTCAAAGACATGAGGAAATGGAcacaatttgttttatttgtgaaGTATCgcattccttttaaagaaaacatgcaCCCAATTACATGTGAGAGTCACTCAGcagcgtatgtgtatgcttctcgtAACTCACTACGAGATTTTTAAGACGTCTTCCatctatttttaacaaatgtcaTAAGAAACATTCCTGAGACAGCCACTTTATTACTAGCCAAGAATCAGAGAGCTAATACTCTCACTTCAACAAACTACTCTTTCCTCAAGGTAGTACACAGATATGCTGCGGtaattaaaagggaaaatcagaTTTTTATCTCCTCCAGAATGAATCCCCACCAGCAATTTATCAGAAAAGTGTCACAACAAAGAGAGGCCTGAGTCAGCAGCGACAAGCAGATAGAATGCTCCACACGTATTTTAACAAATACCCACTCAAATCGATTTCCTAAAACAAGAAGACCTaaacaaggaataaaatactttctaaaagGGAGAAAACCCCAATTCCTTCAGAACTCCCTGTCACGAAAGGGGATTCTCGGCAATTTCAGACCCGCGTGTGAGGTACACCCGGAACCACTGGCTGCAGGAAAGCGGCAACAGTGCACGTGGTCGGCTCTGAATAAAAACGACATGGTGCATTTTTACGGTCCTATCTCGAGCCGACGGCAGACGAGAATGCCGAAGACAGTTACGATGGAAGAGAAGCCTCTCAGGAATCCTTGATATCTCATAATAGTTCttcagattctcaaccactgaaaGATATGGCATTACCTTGTGGAGCTGTTTCAAGCCGTCTTCCGTTTTGATACAGGACTGTTCAACATTATAGTCGATTCTATCAAGGACGGTACCCTGAGTAATAAATGACAGTTACAGACGATCAACAACCACAACTGGGAACACGGAACTTCAAAAATAAGAGATGCAAATCGCAGACATCATTATCCACAGAATTATCTGTCCTACTTAACTGTGATGGAAAGGTGCACACTGCCAGGCCTGGGATCCATCACCGTGCAACATATGAGGCACTCAGGGGCAGGCGGCTGCACTAGTTGTCATGAAAGTCCAGCTCAGGAGGAAGAGATACTGACAAATTGAGGTTTCTTTTCTGGATTTAGCCACTGCAGGATACGCCATATTCAGACTTACtggggctttaaaaaatatacggTTCAGTGGAAATAGGCTCTGAGTGGTGAAGGGCTTGCGTCTGTGCCCGTTTGTTGCTTAAATACTTGGATTCAAGTAAGCAGAGAGGGCCAGTTAAGCCAGGCCTGGTTACGATGAGGCCTGGAAATTGACCATCATGTCTATAAACGTCAGTCACCATGTGGCTCCATGGGTCAGAACAAACACGGTAAGCTCCAAGCCACATGTAAAATTACACATTCGCCTCAgggagaattttgtttttaattgtttaatcTCTTGGTTCAAACAGGAAGAAGGGACGCTGGGCTACAAAGAAGGACAGGGCTGTGAATGGAAACGTGCTGTGTTAGGAGACGACAGCGAGAGCAGTTCCGTGGGAGCCTCGGGAGTAATTAATGTAACTAGATCTCCCAGAGCCTCGCCACTCCATTCTGAGGCTGGTTTCAGGGGGATCAGGACCCAAATCCCTGCTGGCAAGATAATAAAATACCCTAATCAGATTGCAACAGGGAACAAACAATTTAATTCTACTCAAGAGCTAGTGGTTCCAGTTGCCATTACACAATAACCTGCCGAAATTAGAAGGGAGACCTTATCTATTGGCAGAGTCACTGCTGAGCATGGGCCCCCGCCGTGGGGTGCTCCCGTAAGCACCCTTGGGGTAGAGGCAGACACGAGGAAAACTGTCACTGACATTTGTTTTTTATCTAAAAAGAAGTTTATTCGTGTTTTTATGGGGAACGATAGCAGTATATGTACATAAtccttacacacacatatacatacattcggGGAGTAGGTTCAAATCGTTTTCCTGACGGAAGTGCAGAACCAGAAACGTCTGGAGAAGGACTAGATACTATGGCAGGAAAGCCCGCTGAGGAGGCAGGTAAGTTCACGTACCTGTTCTGCAATCATGGCCCCTAGGTCCCTAAATATCTCGTTTAGGTCGCAAATAGACTGCACGATGCGGCCAACCTCCCGCTCCCGCGCGTCCACCATCAGCGTGCTCTGCCCCACCAGCGCCAACTGGTCATCTGTGAAACCCTAGCAAAACAAAAAGGACGAAATGTGTGCGTTAGCTTTCACTCCCCTCAGGAAAGCTACAGTGTACCATTTTAGATGTAACTGAAAGGAAGTaaattctgaaactatttctGTAAAGCACATAAACCACAGATAAGCACTTATTCTTCCCTAACAGGAAAGATCCAAATTCCCCAAACAAGCGGGCTCTAAAGCACTAGcggccaaagcaggggacacagagaaCCCCGCGTTTGCAGCTACCCAAGGGCTAAGTAGCAAAACCACCggggagaagcctgcgcacctctgGGTTCTTCCCAGGAGTGGGGTGGGCAGACTGCTTTCCGGAAGGTTCTGGAAGGCAGATGACAAGGTCTCCCTGCAGcctttggaaaggaagaaacagtaTGGCCCCCATGACCGTTCTTCCGCCGGCTGCAAAAGCCACTTGATGGATGTGCACGTCACGCAGGGCTGATCCATTTGCATCACATGGAAGTTAAAGGTCCacgaagagaaggaaaacagaccGGAGCGCAAATGCACGGCAGTCAATTCTGCAGCCCCTCACGTACCCGATCATAAAGAGTATTATCGTCTCCATCGTCCATCAGTGGTACTGATGTATCAAAAAAATGCTGGGATCTTTCCTCTCGATTCTTCAGGCCTATCATGGATAGGAATTCACTTTACTTGAATACGTAAACCATCCTGGTTACTGTCCCACCattaaaaaggggaaatctaGAGTAAAACTCAACAGTCAAAATGGAGACATTCTTAGCAGCTTGAAAAGAACCCTATCTCACCTCCaacagaggtgggggggggggacagtAAAGGACTACAAACATGCAACAGTATGGAGTACTTGGGGTTATCTAAGACAAAAATCACACCGTAAATGTGTATAATTCACTGGATGCCAAGTGAATGACAAAATGACACAACCATGTGAGACTCTCTAAGAGAAGCAGAAATATTTAATCTAACTGCTgttacaaaacattaaaaaaaaaaatcaatatctcTCCCTAAAACCATCTCTAGTGGAATTCCAAACGGCCCTAGTCAAATTTTagaaatactaaaattaaaacacaaatatgcCAGTTGTCAGGAGGAGGGAGAACTAGTTTTGGGGGAGCATGTGGGGATACTGTTGATTACAATGGCAATAACGGAAAAACCAGTTTATAGGGTAATTAGAATGAGGGTGTAGCTGAAGCCTGACTTGGCACTatttaggaaggaagggaggccgAGTAAATCACTGTGCCTGGGGAGAAAGCGTTTGTTTAAACTGCTCCCGGGAAAGGTGTTGAGACTCTCTCTCAAATACTTGTTGTCGTGCAAATATGAAGCTTTAACACGATTACAACTGTTTTTTACCTACTTAGCAGCAGCTCCTCCACCCCTAAATCTAGAAAGTTACAAGCTTTTAAAATGTGCCAGactgattttcaaatactttaaacTTGACACGGCCTATGTTtctgtcttgttcttttttaGATGAGAACGATTTGACACCCTGTCGCCGTGGTTTCAACCTGGGCATGGTTTCCCATTGGGGGCGGAAGGGAGCTCCTTTCTGTTCCGTAAGGTGGGAATGTGCTCAAAAGCTAACAACGAAAGGCACAGGACAAAATGGAGACTAGTAGCAAAAGAGAAGGGTAAAAACACCAAGCTGTTGCAGGCTCTAACGCCGGAACCCCCGTTACTCAACGAGGCCCTGCACGGGCGGACACTCACGCTTGAGGTAGCCCGACTGCGCGCGCCGGAAGCGGGCGGACAGCTCCTGCAGAGTCTGCGCCAGGGAGCCCACCACGTTGCGAAGCAGCCGTTCTTCCTGCTCCGAGCAGGCCCTACGGGCCTGGCTGGGCAGTGCCTGCACCGCACGCTGGCACCTGTGGAAGAGCTGGGAGAACAGGTGGCGCTCACAGCAGGCCggcgggtgggggtggtggtggcccAAGGTGCCCCTCGGCCTCTTCGCTCACCGGCCAGAGTGAGACACACAGCGCTCTGTCCAGACCGGCTGGCTCCGAGAACGGCCAAGAGATCAATGCTGAACCGGACCTGAAcaaatggggtgtgtgtgtgcgcgtgcgcgtgcgtgcgtgcgtgcgcgcgcacgcTGTGTGCATCACTCCTTACGGCCTTCTTCTCATTTAGTCCCGACAGCCACCCTaagaggcaggtattattattatcactcccattttacagacgagaacACTGGAGTCCGAGGGATTAAATGAGAGTCGTGCCATTGTTACATCGCTAAAAGCCAGGATCCAAACACTCCAACACCCCAGGGCTTTTCCCACCCACCACGCCGCTTCTCTGTGAATCCGCGACACAGAAGATTCGAACAAATGGAAAGTGTAAGTGCTAGTTTACACACTAGtcacactattttaaaattactcaaaTGTAACATTTTACAAGAAACATTTCTAGGATGCTGAGTTTCTCTAGGATACTAATAGACTCAGTCTGGGGCAGTAGCTCTCCATCCTTTCAGTTAcaaccaccatttttttttaacatgaaaaaatttTGCACACTAGTATACAATAGAACTTACACATCTTAAGACCAAATGATTGAACTCAATAATGTTCTGAATTTAATTTTCAGATCAACCCACAGTGGTATCTACGAACAAATGGAAAACAGTCCCCACTCCTCCAAGGCATGGAGCAGATGCTGCCACCTGGAGCAGCTCAGGGCCTCCTGGAGTCCCTCGGTGAACCTCCGGTTGGGAAGTGGAACTCTGGGACTAACCTGCGATCTGGTTTAGAGCCGGACCGCGTTCCGGATTTTGAGAGGGGGAGAAGGCTGGGAAGCGCGGGCTCCCGCCCGGGCCCTTCCGCCCTCACCTGCGTGATCTCTTGGGTGGTTATTTCGATGGCATGTTCCTGCTCGAGGCTGTCATCCAGGGTGGGTCTGTTTAAGTGCTGGTCATGAAGGCAGGCCAactccttcatcttctgtttaATCCGGCCAACATCGTACTGTATCTAAACACATGAAATCACAGAACGTCACTGCCGCCCGCCAGGTATCTGTCTGCCTCTGAGACAACTGGCTACACTCACAGTACGGAGCTCAGTCTTCAGCCAACTTGTAGCTGCCTGAGCAACTTTTAATTCAAACGACCAGACATTCAAATAGCACTCCTGGTTACACAGTTCTTCAGCTTATTTCTATAATTCAGGTAGTTAGTACTAAAACCAAAATCAcaagcgtgcacacacacacacacacacacacacacacacacacacacacacaccccttgccTGTGGTATGTGAACAGAATAATCCTAAATCTAGCGTACTTCCAGGGACACTCGTTGGAGTCTTTATGGCAGGTATCTTAAGATACGTTAATGTCCTAATTACCTCAATAAATAAGAGAGTGTGGAACTAACATTCAACTTACTTCATCCACTCCATCCACCCATTTAGGAGGTAACCGCTTTGTCACGCCAACTGCTGCTTCTGGGTCTAAGCTAATGCCCGACACCAGAGCCATGCGATCATCAGCAAGCTACAGGGAAATAAAGGgacattaaaagaattattcaaATTCAATTTAGATAAGCACAGTCTTACTCCCTCTTACTGCTGCTCCCCAAGAAGATTCAGAAACGGAGGAATAAGTGCACTTCCCTGTGTTACAAACTTGCTTCTGATACTGCTAGGGTATGGAATGGTTTTCCTGTCTCTTCATGTACCACTTCTTAATTTCCTTGGGCATACTTGTGAACACGCATTTGACTTGCTCTGGCTATGGAAATGTAATGAAAAAGTCAACAAAAGATCCCTACAAGAAAAACCTTAGTACTATCCTATGATGGGATGGCATGAACCGCAGCAATTAATTCGATCAGACAGacgcaagttaaaaaaaaattcgaGGCTGTAAATGGAACTAACACAAAAAGGTCACGGTTTACTTACATACACTTAGCTTATTTTGTAAATAGGGCTGATCTAGTTATCTTAGTCACAAGATCATTAACCATGTGTTAAACTGTGTGAAAGAACTGCCTAAAACAGTCAGCAAATTATCCACCATTTGGCAAAAGCAATCCTTAAAATTTCAAGGCACTCTTACActgtcctttcctttctttggttAAATGTCCACGGGCaacattttcacttattttgaAATGATCTCAATAGTTCTTGTTTACTTTACCTATATAATACACTGCCGGAGGAAGCTTTTAAGAATGGGAGGGAAATCATGGGTTCGGCATGCTGAAGCTGCCCTCTGGCCTGGAGGCAGTGAATGCTGAAAGGGTCCCGAGGTACCCTCTGGAGCCCAGCACTTACAAATGCCAGTTTCAGAAGATGCAAATGATGATCAAAATAGCATGGAAAACAGCACGTGAAAGTCCTTTACAGGTAATACTTTGTAAATTTTCTACATCACACTGCAGAATTGGGTGAAGAATTTATATTGcttttctccccacctctgcatttatctaaatttattgtttttcattcattcgGCAAATACCTGTTTGCTTTTCTAACAATAAAGGAACAAGGCAAAATGTTTAACGTCCTCAGACGAAGGGGGAAGATAAATCACATAAGGAAAAGCCTAAATTAAAAGAACTCTTCAAGTAATAAGCCCTAAATCCCAAGCAGAGAGATCGTAGCAAAATCCCTAAAAGCAAATGAGAGTCCTGCGTCTGCCACCCGTCATGCCTGGGGTGGCGCTGCCCCCACTGGCTCAGGGGACCAGCAGCCCCAGAAGTGCTCCCAGAGTGTCTGAGTCGTGATCAGGGCCAGCGCATTCCGCCGCTGCGTGGACCCTGCAGGGCCGGTGTCATTTCAGGTCTTAAACAAATGGTGCGTCATCCCACCTGCACTATCTGGGCTTCTGCGTCTGTGACATGGTAATTCTCAACCAGAGCCACCTTGTCTGTTTTTAAGAGTTCACTAACAGGAATTTTacattctctttattattttaatcctcacaaaagctAGGTGAGCTAGGAACTATTATTCCAatctataaatgaggaaattgaaactcAGGAAAGTTAactagcttgcccaaggtcacagcgtATTATGTGACAGATTAAAACCTGGATCGGCTACTCCGGGAGCACCGTCCACCCGGATTGGCAGGCGCGTGAAATATAACTGTAACTTGCTGAACGCACCAGGACAACAAGCCCTCAGACTTAAATGGTAACGCCAGACACGGTCCTCGGATCCATTCCCTACCAACTACACCAGGGACTACAGGACAGGCTCTGGCTGAGCACAGAGGCATCCACAGAGCAGCCTCTCTCGAGGACCAGCTGCAGATGGCAGCCCCAAGGTGCAGACCTCACTCCACACAGAGCTGTGTATTCCTCAGAAGTCCTGCCCCAAAGTCACCGAGAGCTATGCAACTTTGTGGAGGGCACGATGACCAAAACGGAAGGGACAAATCACACATCAGCACCCAGCGTCTGCCAGCTATACAGCAGGCACGGTAGAGCTGCCCGAGAGCAGGACTTGATCTTAAATCTCCAGCTGTTCATATAAAGCAACACCTACGGGTCATAGTTTCTACTACGCCAGTTTATCATCTAACCCACTACGTTTTACTATGACACCGTATCTCAATAAAGTAATAAtaggaatttgttttatttagagCTTTTAAACTCACGATTTTGAACTGCTCTTACGGTTTACTAATATCCATTAAACTAAAAAGGATACAGAGATGGTATTCACCTAAATTTATCTGCACGGTAATTGGTATCAACTTCTCTGaaacaaataagaaattataaatcaCATATGAAAAGTCAGTTGAAGTGGATTCAACTCTTTTTTAAGCAGTACCTGATTTTACACCATAGATGTGTTCCCCCAAAAAACGCATGTAACAGAGTGTGCGAACACACCCTCTTCAAGTGTCCTAAGGAAGCTTGCTCATCGAGAGATCCCCACGTGAGGGGGACAGATGCTAGCCCATCTAGCTGGCCCTAGCTTTCCCACATGCTGTATCAGGATGTTGCCAATAAGACAGaggagctgattctttgagactGAGAGCTTTAAACAGGGAGGAATTGGTCCCCTTTATGCTATAACCTGCAGCAACAGCTCATCATGACGAAGAAACGCAGCCTGACTCAGAAGAAATGTGGCATTTATTTTATCAGTATGGATTTGTAATACATTTCACAgtatgtactatttttttttttaagactgtttTGGGAAGGGAAAACCTAATTGAAGATAAGTGTCACTTAAAAATGGGAACaaatatgaacattaaaaaaatacatcttaaatGCAAAACGATCACCCTTTCAACTTCAGAAACCTCACTGCCAACCTCAACacgttttctcatttttaagatcCAGAATATATCAGTTTTCAAGTTGCCATCCAAGCCGGTTCAGACCTTAAAAAGCTGCCagatttttcattctctttacttGTCCCTACTCCATTCGGTGTCCCCCTCCCAGATAGATGGTGTTGGTCATTAAAGCTTTTCTTAATGAACTTGTGCttctgaagtaaaaaaaaaaatctttcttactttttaaataagaaaaaattttttaaataaaattgtatttatgagGATTAAGAATTCTTGTCTCTTTGATTTGTAACCCTTGTCCTCCAAGAACTATAGGGCACGACCACAACCCAGAGTCATCCAGCTCAACTGCATCAAGGCAGGAAAATTGCAACGGATGCTCACAACGGCGCACCCAAAGGCTTCTTGTTCAGCTCATCAAAATTATCTTCTGTTCCTGGTTCATTTTAGACACTGACAACTGTCCCTTTAAAGAGTACCAGACAGTATGCACGAGTGCTTGATCTATGGacggaacacacacacacacacacacacacacacgagcacaGTCTTGTAAATCTTGCTGTCCCAAACATACAGCCTTCCTCCTCTTAGTGAACCCTGCCTTTACGAGAAGGCTGATTTGGTGTACCGTAAGATTAAGGAAACGGCAGGGCCCCTGCAGGGACTAGGAAAGTCAAacacagcccctcccaccccccaccacacacCCATGTAAAAAAACACACCAAGTTCAGCCATAATGCCCTGGTAATAAGAACCAGTACTGACCATTCTggactttttaaatgttctgtggcaacgaacatttaaaaaaagtccaGAAGGGACGTTGACAATTACAGCCTGGCAGCTCTGGTTTCCACCTGAGACAGTGTGGGAGTGTGTATGATTGCAGTCAGACCACAAGCATAACTCACTGGGCTCGGAAGGCTAATTGAGACAATTAGGCTGAAGAAATCTCAGTTCGTTGAGGGAGTGAATAAGCCTGTTGTAGAAAAGAGAATCAGGGACTGTCAGCcctacagttttgtttttttttaatctgtgatagttttaaaagtgtttactttttctgattatgaaacAATAAATGTTCAAAATTGACACTTCCTTAAATGtgcaaaaaatatagaaaattaaaaaacctgACAATCACACCA includes:
- the STX16 gene encoding syntaxin-16 isoform X3, producing MATRRLTDAFLLLRNNSIQNRQLLAEQELDELADDRMALVSGISLDPEAAVGVTKRLPPKWVDGVDEIQYDVGRIKQKMKELACLHDQHLNRPTLDDSLEQEHAIEITTQEITQLFHRCQRAVQALPSQARRACSEQEERLLRNVVGSLAQTLQELSARFRRAQSGYLKRLKNREERSQHFFDTSVPLMDDGDDNTLYDRGFTDDQLALVGQSTLMVDAREREVGRIVQSICDLNEIFRDLGAMIAEQGTVLDRIDYNVEQSCIKTEDGLKQLHKAEQYQKKNRKMLVILILFVIIIVLIVVLVGVKSH
- the STX16 gene encoding syntaxin-16 isoform X4, with protein sequence MATRRLTDAFLLLRNNSIQNRQLLAEQLADDRMALVSGISLDPEAAVGVTKRLPPKWVDGVDEIQYDVGRIKQKMKELACLHDQHLNRPTLDDSLEQEHAIEITTQEITQLFHRCQRAVQALPSQARRACSEQEERLLRNVVGSLAQTLQELSARFRRAQSGYLKRLKNREERSQHFFDTSVPLMDDGDDNTLYDRGFTDDQLALVGQSTLMVDAREREVGRIVQSICDLNEIFRDLGAMIAEQGTVLDRIDYNVEQSCIKTEDGLKQLHKAEQYQKKNRKMLVILILFVIIIVLIVVLVGVKSH
- the STX16 gene encoding syntaxin-16 isoform X2, which gives rise to MATRRLTDAFLLLRNNSIQNRQLLAEQVSSHTTCSPLHSRSIAALADDRMALVSGISLDPEAAVGVTKRLPPKWVDGVDEIQYDVGRIKQKMKELACLHDQHLNRPTLDDSLEQEHAIEITTQEITQLFHRCQRAVQALPSQARRACSEQEERLLRNVVGSLAQTLQELSARFRRAQSGYLKRLKNREERSQHFFDTSVPLMDDGDDNTLYDRGFTDDQLALVGQSTLMVDAREREVGRIVQSICDLNEIFRDLGAMIAEQGTVLDRIDYNVEQSCIKTEDGLKQLHKAEQYQKKNRKMLVILILFVIIIVLIVVLVGVKSH
- the STX16 gene encoding syntaxin-16 isoform X1; its protein translation is MATRRLTDAFLLLRNNSIQNRQLLAEQVSSHTTCSPLHSRSIAAELDELADDRMALVSGISLDPEAAVGVTKRLPPKWVDGVDEIQYDVGRIKQKMKELACLHDQHLNRPTLDDSLEQEHAIEITTQEITQLFHRCQRAVQALPSQARRACSEQEERLLRNVVGSLAQTLQELSARFRRAQSGYLKRLKNREERSQHFFDTSVPLMDDGDDNTLYDRGFTDDQLALVGQSTLMVDAREREVGRIVQSICDLNEIFRDLGAMIAEQGTVLDRIDYNVEQSCIKTEDGLKQLHKAEQYQKKNRKMLVILILFVIIIVLIVVLVGVKSH
- the STX16 gene encoding syntaxin-16 isoform X5, giving the protein MATRRLTDAFLLLRNNSIQNRQLLAEQVSSHTTCSPLHSRSIAAELDELADDRMALVSGISLDPEAAVGVTKRLPPKWVDGVDEIQYDVGRIKQKMKELACLHDQHLNRPTLDDSLEQEHAIEITTQEITQLFHRCQRAVQALPSQARRACSEQEERLLRNVVGSLAQTLQELSARFRRAQSGYLKRLKNREERSQHFFDTSVPLMDDGDDNTLYDRAAGRPCHLPSRTFRKAVCPPHSWEEPRGFHR